The Janthinobacterium tructae genome contains the following window.
ATGGCGGAAATCCAATCGTACTCTGTCACGGCTGGCCTGAGCACGCCTTTACCTGGCGCAATCAGATTCCCGCCCTTGTCGCGGCGGGCTACCATGTCATCATCCCCAACCAGCGGGGCTACGGCAACTCGTCCCATCCGGCCGAAGTGACGGACTATGACATTCGAAATCTGTCGGGCGATCTTGTCGCTCTTCTCGATCACTACGGATACCAGAATGCGACCTTCGTCGGTCATGACTGGGGTGCAATGGTCGTTTGGGGGCTGACCCTGCTCTATCCGGACCGCGTAAACAAAGTGATAAATCTGAGCCTGCCTTACCAGGAGCGTGGCGCAAGACCCTGGATCGAGGTCCTTGAGCAAATCTTGGGCAGCGACTATTACTTTGTCCATTTCAATCGAAAGCCGGGTGTCGCGGACGCCATATTGGACGACAATACCTTCCGGTTCCTGCGTAACCTGTACCGGAAAAACGTGCCACTCAAAGAACCCGAGCCGGGCATGGCAATGATCAATCTGGCCAGAGCAGAAACTCCACT
Protein-coding sequences here:
- a CDS encoding alpha/beta fold hydrolase — translated: MSTTTHFPKPTFVPINGVVLEVFEAGRQNGGNPIVLCHGWPEHAFTWRNQIPALVAAGYHVIIPNQRGYGNSSHPAEVTDYDIRNLSGDLVALLDHYGYQNATFVGHDWGAMVVWGLTLLYPDRVNKVINLSLPYQERGARPWIEVLEQILGSDYYFVHFNRKPGVADAILDDNTFRFLRNLYRKNVPLKEPEPGMAMINLARAETPLGEPLMSDSELAVFVSAFEKTGFTGSINWYRNLDRNWHLLADLDPVIHQPTLMIYGDRDVVLKSERLAKFVPNVDVISLDCGHWIQQEKPEETNQAILNWLARQSST